TAGGTTTGGATGATAAATAGGTCGATTCAGGCTAAATAGTCTTGTTATTCCTTTGTTTCAGCTTGGGTTTTAGGTGTCACAATTACTTGATCTTAATTTATAATATGGTTCCTCTTTATAAGAGCTCATGATTTGGAATCTAAAACCCCAATGTCTTTCTTTAACCCACCATAAGTCTTGGCCTCTCAATTAAGTTAGAAGAGATGGACCTACTTTGAAGAGGCTAACACGAGTTTTGGATCGAAAAAATTGGATGAGTCTACTTTTTGTTCATATAAGGGTCATAAACGTTCATTTGTGAAGATTACAATATGATATAATTAGATAAAGCTAGTGGAAACGAATGATCTTTGTTCTCCTTTAATAGTGCTCTTCCTTGGATGATGGTGTTGATCAGTGGACTCTCACCTCCACGTTAGTAACTTTCTGCCCCTTTGAAGTGCATAGTTCTCTATCTTTAGAGTGCTAATTCGAATATATGTTTATTGATGAACTTTGGTAAAAGTACACCTCAAATATATAACTAAGCTTTTTAAGATTGACAAGTAGCAATGATGAAAGTTGGAACCAACTTAAATGAAGGTCAGAGTGAAAAGAGTTAGATTTTAAATCTAACAATAGGGATCCGGCACTAGAAGCAATCCGATAACATATAGCTTGTCGTTGAAGAATACCTGCCAACAGAAGAATTTGATGGAAAAAACTCATAATCAGAACAATCTAATAGCATAAAAGCCACTCCAAATCCAATTAGTTCTAGTCTAACCTACTTAAATTGATGGCGACTATTTAACCATCTAAAGTATTTTGACAGCAAGACAATGTCATCCAAAGAAGTAGCATTCAACTCTGACCAGAACTAGAAAGCTGAAAAATCTCAAGCCACCCAACTCGAACCAATCAAACAACAAACTAGATACTacccaaaaaaaatccaatggTAGATTCTTGTTTTCAGAATGATTTTTGTTCTAGAATCGCCCTTAAGGCAAGATTACTTGTTTTAATAACTTTGGGACTTATTTCAGGTTTTAGTTAAGCACTAAGGGCACTTGCTCATCCTTAATATAAGAGGCCTTAGAACCTGTAAAAACCCTCTTATATCCTCAGATTGTCATATCAGAAGTTAGCAAAAGTTTCTCTTGTATACATTAATTGGTGGTTGctcttagaagaaaaaaatttctacAGTGTGGATTCTCCACAGTTTTGATAGATTTATAACACCTTGGCATATTTTGGGGATCAGAGGTGGTGAGCTTTGTGGATTCCGATAGGCCAGCATCACCTTTAGTATTGTGCAGTCAATTTTGGGTGATGGTGAGGACCTTCAGTAGCAAGTAAGGCTATTGGTTGTCCATATCTAGTCTttagttagttagttagttagttATCTTTACGTCTCCGGTTTTCTAAAATTCAATTACTTCATTTATTCTAGAGTTAGCTTAGTTTCTCCTTAACCAGTCtaagtttttttctttatcactttggagcttgttttaaaACTCCAAACCTACATCAAGCAATCTTGTAGAGTCCTTAAGCTAGGaacaaatataataaattaatgtGGAGTCTGTATTTCAAGAATTTGTAAATAATATAAGTTTTATTCTATTTATAGAAATCCATAAAGGTTAATCCATCCATCAATGTGTAAAAACACATCTTAACCAGAAGTTGTGATCATTGAGTATTAGATCGATTGGTATTGCCTCTTACATCTTAGACAAGAGGTTTGGGTTCATTTCCAAGAGGTGCTCGCACTCATTTCATTTCCCATTTGAAATGTCTTGGTGCCCAATTAGCCTAAATTATTGCCTAGGTGGGGTTGGTTGGACTTAGGGACCAAGTGGCTCTAGGCTTTCTGTATATCaaagtaaatataaaaaaaaaagataaaagaaaactaaaagtcATGCACATgataatttgatgaaatttagtACCACATAAACATGTTAAAATATAGCACAACCAATATGAGAATTTATATCCAATTATCCTGATCATCATTTGTCTGAAATTAATATGGATCGGTAGCCTACTACCTAACACTAATAATTTCCCTTAGAAAAAATGTCTGACTGTAGTAAAAAGGATATATGGATGCttgcaagaaaaaagagaaagtatTAATCAATgattaaattataatttttaatatcatatgatatttaaattacaatattttataatataataaatttatatctcTAATTTACCATACTAATGGTCATCATTTAATGATCATGGGCATCCATGAACATGTTGGTCATGAATGCCAACTAAAATGCAACTAGCTTGTCCGCCCTCTTGTCCACTTCCTTGATAGGTAAGTAATTTTGAGATACTTGCGGAACTTTTAGTGCAAACAATGCAAATCTCCAAGTGCAAGCAATGCAAATATCCATTATTAAGTAGGTTGCCTCAAATAGTTAATTTTGAGATACTTGTTGACTTTTTGTAATGCAAGTGATGCACATCTCAAGATGCCTAGTGTATTCCTTAAGCAAGTTATCTAGAACTACCAAAAGTACAAGAAATACATGAGAAAACACAAATAAGAAGACTGAAAAAAATGCTTTGGGAAAAAttatgaagaagaagaaatcgaGAAGAGCCATCGACAACCCAAAAAGCCAAAACACGCAAACGCGTAACCTAAAAACCTACCTGTAGAAAAGGTTAGAAAGACctaaagaacaacccaaacccaAAATATAACAATCTATGAAACATCGAAAAGTTACGAGAACTATTAGGTTATATAGCCAAGAGACCATCCACTTAAGGTAATGATCCATGGGTCGCTCTAGCTTGACAATTGAAAAAGAATGCCTATCCTCATTTGTCAATTCTGCATGAGTCTAGGAGCCTCTCTAAAGAATGAGGCTATTAAATGTTTTTTTTCTAGTATAACTAATGAATCTATAGTTCTCATTTAATCATAATTGACTATTAAAAGTTTTAGCtaagtttaatgaatttgcatgTATGAGCTACTTCTTGATGCTTCATTTTATGCAAtgatcttaaaaaaataaagaaaaacattgtTGGCAAACACTGATGCAAGTAGAGCAATGttgatccctttttttttagagAATAACTTTTTAGTTTCTACCAAATACTAATCATTTTATAAAATTATGGAATAAAAATTACCTATGTTAAGCACTTAAAATAACACCTCCCATGGTTTGAACAAGGACGCTCTTCCTAAAATAAAAGAGGTGCACCCATTAAATCAAAGCCTATTTACTAGAAAGATACTACCTATATATTATGAACTAGGACTTATTGCAGTGGTCATGCTCATCTCCCTAGCAACTGGAGGTTGTAGGTTTAAATATAGAATGTCACACCCCCAAATACTAGGACCTAAGTAATGCCTCCCTCACTttatcaattttatttttttttaatgcataatGTTGCAAAGTATTTTTTGGGCTTGACTTGTTATATTAAAGGTTCTTCGAAACTAAGCCAACTCAAGTTGAGCTTAGTAATGAACCTTGAAGTTCTGTTAATTTTCTAGTATCACAAGCTGGCAATGGCTGCTAATCAACTTATCAAGCTGAACATGGATTCGAGCCAGAGATTGTTTAGCTTGGTTCATCACATGTAAGCCAAATCAAAGTGCAAGGCCCAAGCTTAGCTCGTTTTTTGAGTGACTTCAAGCTCAACTTGTTAACCAACAAAACTATAGGGATCTAGAATCTCACTCAAAAAAATTAGTCAGACTAAATACACACTAACACAGGCTTGCAAAACAGTATGAAATGAACTTATTAAAAGCTTGAGCAATCCATAAACATTTAGGGGTGCATACTTTAAGCCACATCAAATGTTGGACTTCCATGCCTAGTTTGTTCAAACGTTGGTCTTGAGGTGAAAACATTACTTTTGGAACTTATTTCAGTTAATTACCCTTCTTAGTAAGTTGGGCCCAAAATGCTCGAATTGGCACCTTATGTACGTTTCCCTTTTTCGTTTTAGATGTTTAGTTATTTGGTAGCCTTGTCAAGCCATCTTAAAAGATGTAAGGTTACGTGCAAGAATATCTTGGTTTAAGCCGGCAGCTATGCTGCACTATTCATGTCATTTAAAGCTTTTAGAGTCAGAGGCGTACATGCATGAAGCTGGTTGTACCATCAATGTGTTCTAACTCCTTGGTTAATGATAAACCTCACTAGCCGGGAGAGAAAGAGGGGTGACGGCAATGTCGGtgatcaaatttttatttttttttatataatagttGCTTACACTATTTTAGCATAAATATGGTTAATAGAATCAAAAAAATAGTGTTGAATTATtagaagagtttttttttttttttccggcaaGAGCGATTCAATCAGCAGCAGCTTTATTTATCTCTTAAAATACTGACTAAACCTTTTTACCGTACAATTGTACCATCGATTTGTCATTGCAGTCGCTCTCCGTCGCTGCTATATAATCCAACGGTTCAGATCCGAGCCTCGTTAAAAGCGTGGTATTTTCGATATTTTTAATAAGTTCAGTCGTGTTTTCATAACTAGACGTTCCATCGGTCCTATCGCCCAAAGTTATGTAGtccggaaagagagagagagagagagagagagcgagagtcGTCCGACAAAGGGGGAGAGCCGGCATCAGCCGTGGCACGACTctcgcggcggcggcggcggcatgcTGAAGGGGTGCGCGGCGGTAGGGCCGATCCAGGTCcgcgaggcggcggcggcggcggtccaATGCCGGTGGCTCGGCGCTGCCGGCGGGGGGCGGAGGCGGTTGGCGGCGGCATCGTTGCGATGCTCCCGGGCGGAGACGGCGGCGGTGACGGGCCTATCTGCTGCGGCGGCGGAGGGCGGCGGGAGGGGGCTGGCGGAGAGTCTTCGGCTGGGGAGGCTGGTGGAGGACGGCCTGTCATACAAGGAGAGCTTCATCGTGAGGTGCTACGAGGTGGGGATCAACAAGACCGCCACCGTCGAGACTATTGCCAATCTCCTCCAGGTTCTCTTAAAAATCCCTCCTTTAATTCgatttctccttctttttggATCTTTGGACATTTccattctttcttcctttcaggTGTTTCTGAACGCAATTCGAATGGTTTCTGAATATATTTTGTTTGGATATTGTTTCGTTTCTCTTATATTCCTTCAGTCTTAGATTTATTTTGTTGTTAAATTTGTGAAAGCGAGTTTTGATTGTGGAATTTTCATATTCAGAGTATTTGTCCCAATTGTTTGGTAAAACAATGGAAGTTGCAAACAGCAACGGATTGTGTTTATTGAcaagatttctttttttcttgcgccgacacacacccccccccccccccccccccccccccccccccccccccccaccaaaCAATGTTTATGGATTGGAAAGTTCATCTGTTAATCAAATGAGCCTCTTTGTGAGTTCGATTATTTCGATAGCTCGAGTTTATCTATTGACTCTTGGGTTTATAAACATTTGTGTCCTTTACATTAATAACATCCATTTGCCTTTGCTAATTTGGcagtttctttttgttttctctttcactaatatctttatttatttctttgttaCTTTTTACAAACTGACTTATCCTATCGAAAATACTGTCCAAGATCAAACTACTCATTGcttgtttataaaaaaaataagatttaACATATAGGTTACTGGTGGTGCTTCCTAATCATCTCCGTTCACACTTGTTTTGCTGGTGCCATGGTGTAGGAAGTTGGGTGCAACCATGCACAGAGTCTTGGGTTTTCTACTGATGGGTTTGCCACCACCCTCACCATGAGGAAACTTCACCTCATATGGGTGACTTCTCGCATGCACATTGAAATATACAAGTATCCTGCTTGGTGAGTGCACAAATTTGTGGAGTACTCATCTTCTAATTTCCAAGCATTCAATGGTATTTTTCACGGTGCAGGGGTGATGTTGTTGAGATTGAAACATGGTGCCAAGGggaaggaagaattggcaccaGGCGTGATTGGATTATCAAGGATTTGGCTACTGGTGAAGTTATTGGCAGAGCCACCAGGTTTTTTCTTAGCTTTATTTACTATTTACTCTTCATTTCCTTGTCAccaacaaaaattaaaataccGGATGCTGTATATTTAGTTATGATTGTTTACGTAGTATGCTCTCTTTCCACCTATTAACAACAGGGAGTTTCATTCATGTTACTCGTAAAATGTGTTAGGGATGAGTCTTCTCTACTGATCAAATATTTTAGAATCATTATTCATTTCATGAGATAAGTTGAGACCTTAAAACAGTTGATTAGCACTGTTAAGGACATGGCAGGGTTAAATTATTGTTTCTATTTAATTTTCGAAGAGTCTTCATTTAACATCAATACCAAGGTGGTTAAAAGTTCTGTTTGTGCTGGAAACAAGGACTTTTTCAGAAGGAGGTTGCCTCAATTTCTTGGAAAGAAAAAGTGGAAAGGGGGTTAATCTGAGAGAGCACCTATGAATTGAAAAGAATCAGTTCAATAGACCATGACAAAATTCAGAACCTTGAAATGGAATATGCAGTGAAATATTAAGATTGACAAGAAGGTTGATAGATACGGCCTTGTCTGGACATAATCGGGAAAAAAGTGGTGTTTGAGCTGCTGTAGATATTTATTGATATCTGTACATATCTAATATCCCTGAAATGTTATCGattcttctttttaaatttcattGTTATGGAGTTTTTTCTCCGCAAGAGATTTGCCTGCTCAGTTTTGGTTCTCTGTAAATCTGTACAGCAAGTGGGTAATGATGAACCAAGATACTAGGAAGCTTCAGCGAGTAAGTGATGAAGTGAGGGAAGAATATCTTGTCTTCTGCCCGAGAACTCCTAGGTATGCTGCTATATGATgtttggctttcttcttctttatttaattaatgtaaCATTTGTTTCGGTATACAAGGAAATGCAATAATCCATTTTAATTGCTCCAAAATATTAcccttttaaattaaattagagtaaCAAAAGAAGATGATAATTGTAGGAGAGAACTAGTTTATGGCTGCATCTTACCTAGTTATCCTCAGATTTTTTCATTTGAGGTGCTCTAGAACTATGCTTGAATGTTAATTAAATTGCTTTCTTTCATTAGCTATATTGTCTTTGTGAACCTTGTGATACTTGtaggaaaaataattttatggtagtttactattgTTTACTTCAGATCATGCCATTTTCATTGTGAGTACAAAGACTACTGGATAGCTTCATCTGAGTCCTATTGTTATTTGCATTTGCTTCTTTTCATCTCTGAAAACAACACGACAAATGATGCATGGTAATAGAACATATGACTGTCTAGTGTGCCAATGCAGATTAGCATTTCCAGAGGAGGATAATGGCAGCTTGAAGAAAATTCCTAAACTTGAAGAGCCTGCAGAACATTCACGACTAGAACTTGTTGTAAGTTATTTGCCTAATTTAAGCTTTAACTTCCTCTATGCTTAGATAGCTTAATGGATTTTCCATAAAACTTCCCTTAaacattgttccttttggaaatcTACAGCCCAGGAGAGCTGATTTGGACATGAACCAACATGTAAACAATGTCACTTATATTGGATGGGTCCTTGAAGTAAGTAGAATTACAAAATATCTATTGTGTTTGGTAATTTATTGCTATCAATAAGTTTAAGACTCAGATAATTCATATGTTTCCAAGTATTGGTTTGATATGTGACCTTTGTCTTGGTTCTTTTGCCCACTTACTTTCAGTTCATCTGCAATTCTTTAGCTAatgaatttattttatataacagAGCATGCCTCAAGAAATTATCGACACCCATGAACTCCAGACAATCACCCTGGATTACAGGAGAGAATGCCAGCATAATGACATGGTTGATTCTCTCACTAGTCTGGAATTGGTAGATGATTATAGCACTAATGGGTCTGCTACCGGAAAGCAACACAAGAAAGACCACCATCACTTTTTGCATTTCTTGAGATTGTCCAGCACTGGACTTGAAATAAATCGGGGTCGCACTGAGTGGAGGAAGCTAGTTCGATGAGATTTTGTGTTAGAGGGTAGTTCTTTGTTCTCCCTCTCCTGTCTCTGCTCTTTAGAATGCATGTATTATGCTGTGATTTCACTGTTATTTTCTTCTATTTGCCGATCATGTAATGTTACTTGTAAGCGCTCAGATTTTGCAGCAATTTGCATGGTCAATTGGATGGTGAGCTATTTTTATGTGAGAGACATATATACAACTTTCATTTGCTTAACCTGATAGTGTGATTTATGTCTGCTAATTAAGTGGTGTCACAATGAGTTTCTTGAGAGGTAGGATTTAGGAGCACTTTCAAGTCTCAAATCAGTACCTAAATAAGCTTCAGCATGCTATCATTGTGCAGAACAATGCTTTTCTAtttcctccatcttcttcttcttcttcttcttcttcttcttcttcttttaagaaaagaaagatttgCTATTCTCTTCACAGTGCTTGAAATTTTGATGAGCTTCTGCAATGCTCGAAAGACCTATCTAACTGATACATAAAAGGCTAAATATGCAATGTGGTGCTTTCCTACAGATTTtgttctatttgttttatgacATTTCACTCTTTGGTTTCATTGGAATTGTATATCATATTTTAACTTTTGACGAACAAAATTTGAGCATCCATAGGAGTCATGATTATGTGCAAGTATTGCTTAGGACAGTTTATGTTCACAATTCTGCAAGAGAAACTTTTCTATTCAATTATGTACATAACTGGTCTTTCTACAAACAGCCGTTATCGATTTACAATTTTCACTTTTGTTCTTTTCTATGTTCATACATATGTGCTAGCTGGGATGCACCAACTACTAAATTTCAGTAGCGGTGACGGATTTTGTGTCATGATCTTTTGGATTGGAAAACTTTTTGGAGCCTTTACCATGTTAGGTTTGTTTCATAATTTAGTTTCTCTTCAGACCTTGAAGTCTGGTTTGCTGCATTTCATCTAATGCAGCATTATCAGTTTGCCCTAGTAAGCTAATAGTGGCCtgcagatgatgatgataatgtgGATTGCTGTCCTCGCTGGTTCCTGATCCATCAGATGGGCATCCAATTGTAGGGGTCCAAACTAAGCTGAGCTGGGCAGAGTATCAAGCTGCTTGAGCCCGAAAAGCAGGGTGTAGATTGCTTAAGCTCAGCTCATATAAGCTTGCTTTGCCAATTCCTGATCCATCCGATGGACATCCAAATCTTATCATGATATCAAAGCTCTTGTGGTTCCACATCGTGTAGACTGAAGACTTTTATAGTGCCTGCATACTCTTAGGCCAGCCATCTAAATGCTCAGATTTCTGGCAAAGATCTTAACATGATATCAGAGCTCACTGATGTTCTTACCTGCTGAAATCTCAATGCTCCTACTTACTAATCTATGTCCCCTTTTTCAGATAGCGTCTTAACATATATAGGTTTATGTATACAGTATGTTTTGAATTTGATAGTTTCAAGTGAAATTTATCTCGGTTCAATTTCATCCATCAATGCTTCATGTGATGTTCAAGTAAATGATGATATACAGACAGCATCACTTTGAGAGCAGAATTCTTGCTTTGTTTTTTGGGACTAAAGCAGGTATTTCATACAGTATGTGTACGAATATAttcaataaagtcagaaaataaaaaattatgaagtgttcgGGGTACCTCTCCCTCTCTGGCCTATATGATATTTTCAGAATGGTTGGCCACATAGGCAGCCACTTAATCTATAGTTTTATTAGCCTCTCTAAATACATACTTGGTCTAATAGGCGAATTAGGATATTCAGGTATTGCCCCGACAGGGATGTTAGTTATCCGTTTGAAATCCCTCTGAACATAGGTAGGAAGCAGTTGGAAGTGAAGCAGGGGAGAGAGTCTAAGGAAGACCTTTGCTACAGTAGAAAGGACGAAGTAGCCAAACGAGGTACTGTTGAGGACCAGGGGAAAACTTTGAATCTGGTGCTGTACTGTCTCTTCTTCTGGGGCTGTAGCAGTGGTGTGCCAACCCTATTTATGATGTATCTATATTCATTTATTATACACAAACAAGAAAAGTCCATTCAGATGGTAGATACTTTGGAATGCAAGGCTCCGAAATAAATTTAGTAGGATGCTGCTGGTTAGCAGCATAGAATCTTGGAATAGGGTAGCAAAACACCACTTATAAACTGAACTTAAAATAAATTATGCCTTGTCAATATCATGTTAAGTCTATTTTTTTGGGCATACAGTATTCTAAGTCTTCCTTGGAGTAGTCCTATACTTGCCTTTGTACTAATTTCACCCTAATAGATTGTAtccttgattttaattttatattattaattatattatataattattataatagatCATATTAATATTGCGATTATGTTATTAGcagcataaaatattattattttgtactGCTATAGTAAATAATGTAATACTGtagtataataatatttaaatataatgatatattattattaattaatattaattataaaaatataatttaattatattgtaataatattatatttattatattaaatatgaacacaatattatataatataactattatactatatataataatatagtataatatctatattatataatattttgtaaatatcataatattattatgcTTAATATTTCATATTAGTTACAATAACTCTTTAATAttgatattatgatataatatcattatataaaattttaatacaTTTTATGGTATCATATATATACACCATCATATCACATGAAGACATAAAAGTaacatattatttttaatataatttataatattattacatAATATTAATGTGTTACTTAAAATATAGTATATTTTAGTTTTGTTACATTCTTTTAAGTAATATTATCATTGcaatactataatat
This is a stretch of genomic DNA from Phoenix dactylifera cultivar Barhee BC4 chromosome 9, palm_55x_up_171113_PBpolish2nd_filt_p, whole genome shotgun sequence. It encodes these proteins:
- the LOC103716139 gene encoding oleoyl-acyl carrier protein thioesterase, chloroplastic-like, producing MLKGCAAVGPIQVREAAAAAVQCRWLGAAGGGRRRLAAASLRCSRAETAAVTGLSAAAAEGGGRGLAESLRLGRLVEDGLSYKESFIVRCYEVGINKTATVETIANLLQEVGCNHAQSLGFSTDGFATTLTMRKLHLIWVTSRMHIEIYKYPAWGDVVEIETWCQGEGRIGTRRDWIIKDLATGEVIGRATSKWVMMNQDTRKLQRVSDEVREEYLVFCPRTPRLAFPEEDNGSLKKIPKLEEPAEHSRLELVPRRADLDMNQHVNNVTYIGWVLESMPQEIIDTHELQTITLDYRRECQHNDMVDSLTSLELVDDYSTNGSATGKQHKKDHHHFLHFLRLSSTGLEINRGRTEWRKLVR